The following are encoded in a window of Primulina eburnea isolate SZY01 chromosome 4, ASM2296580v1, whole genome shotgun sequence genomic DNA:
- the LOC140830598 gene encoding uncharacterized protein, with protein sequence MSTHSLNLRGVISEAKCIINAHSRHFLALSVLFLLPLSFSIIVYPFLSHPTSILSSYNRVLLAQVPPADKFIPVLYALFVLVFSLFASASITYSTFHGFYGRPVKFVSSMKSILFSFLPLLVTVSIAALFVGVVCLGVGFIAWLSFNGLLLLGFEIDYDGLFVMLSATLIAVLLIGLVVYVLAEWHLVNVIAVVESQWGFAPLKRSSHLMKGMKKVGISMIVLFGLGLGLMSFSCLMLVPYIFSCFRLVPNSAGWIDRAFLIFICIVQAGIMTLWMLYAAASNVVLFMYCKALHGELAFEIAQEFSREYVCLPFDDGKVPRVVYVA encoded by the coding sequence ATGTCAACCCACAGTCTAAACCTCCGCGGAGTCATCTCCGAAGCAAAATGCATAATCAACGCCCACTCCCGCCACTTCTTAGCTCTCTCAGTTCTCTTCCTCCTCCCCTTATCCTTTTCCATCATTGTTTACCCTTTTCTTTCTCATCCCACTTCAATTCTGTCCAGCTATAACCGAGTTCTTCTCGCACAAGTCCCTCCTGCCGACAAATTTATCCCCGTTCTTTACGCGCTCTTTGTTCTGGTATTCTCCCTTTTCGCCTCTGCATCCATCACCTACAGCACCTTTCATGGATTCTACGGTAGGCCTGTGAAATTTGTTTCCTCGATGAAGtcaattttgttttcttttctcCCCCTTCTTGTCACTGTTAGTATAGCTGCCCTTTTTGTGGGGGTGGTTTGCTTAGGCGTTGGGTTTATTGCGTGGTTGTCGTTTAATGGGCTCCTGTTATTAGGGTTTGAAATCGACTACGATGGCTTGTTTGTTATGCTTAGTGCTACATTGATCGCGGTGTTGCTTATTGGGTTGGTAGTTTACGTTTTAGCTGAATGGCATCTGGTGAATGTGATTGCGGTGGTTGAATCACAGTGGGGGTTTGCGCCATTGAAGAGGAGCTCTCATTTAATGAAGGGAATGAAGAAAGTTGGAATTTCCATGATCGTATTGTTTGGTTTGGGTCTTGGGCTCATGTCCTTTTCGTGTTTGATGTTGGTCCCTTATATCTTTTCGTGTTTTAGGTTGGTGCCGAATAGTGCGGGGTGGATTGACAGGGCGTTTCTCATCTTTATATGTATAGTTCAGGCGGGTATTATGACTCTATGGATGCTCTATGCCGCGGCTTCGAATGTCGTCTTGTTCATGTATTGCAAGGCGTTGCACGGTGAATTGGCGTTTGAGATTGCGCAAGAGTTCTCGCGGGAGTATGTTTGCTTGCCATTTGATGACGGGAAAGTTCCTCGTGTTGTTTATGTTGCCTAG